In Bdellovibrionales bacterium, the following proteins share a genomic window:
- a CDS encoding ROK family protein, translated as MKQVVGIDLGGTKVSAGLVSENGQIHRVLREVVILNRGPSGLIDQIARIIRELQGSFPNIQAVGLASAGPLDPATGRLLDPTNLHGKNERWGEVPLSSLLAKEVSLPVKLENDAAAAALAEGWKGAGVGVRNFVVMTLGTGLGVGVVANGSLLRSGRGLHPEVGHVYLRAGDISAPCGCGNYGCAEAFLSGVNFTRRMASLWREPNLTGEQLVSRARAGDQRCEEALVEYSDYFSQMITTLVVLFSPEKILISGGFSEATDLFLPLAREKIKTQLSTRRTGIDLLPDIGLAKLGLETGLLGGAYVALFPDTN; from the coding sequence GTGAAGCAAGTTGTGGGAATAGATCTGGGTGGGACGAAAGTGTCAGCGGGCCTTGTTTCTGAAAATGGGCAAATTCATCGTGTTTTGCGAGAAGTGGTGATTCTCAATCGGGGCCCGTCGGGTTTGATTGACCAAATAGCGCGAATCATCAGGGAACTGCAAGGGTCGTTTCCGAATATACAAGCCGTTGGACTGGCTTCAGCAGGTCCTCTGGACCCAGCGACTGGGCGCTTGTTGGATCCGACGAATCTTCACGGAAAAAATGAGCGTTGGGGAGAGGTTCCCCTGAGCTCCCTTTTAGCCAAAGAAGTCTCTCTGCCGGTGAAGCTTGAAAATGACGCGGCTGCGGCTGCTTTGGCAGAGGGGTGGAAGGGAGCGGGAGTGGGTGTCCGTAATTTTGTTGTGATGACTTTGGGGACGGGGCTTGGTGTTGGCGTTGTCGCAAACGGCAGCCTTTTGCGCTCAGGTCGAGGTCTACATCCTGAGGTCGGGCATGTGTACTTACGAGCGGGAGATATTTCAGCCCCATGCGGTTGTGGAAACTATGGTTGCGCGGAGGCTTTCCTTTCTGGGGTTAATTTCACCCGCAGAATGGCTTCACTGTGGCGAGAGCCCAATTTGACTGGTGAGCAGCTTGTCAGCCGTGCTCGTGCGGGTGATCAGAGATGTGAAGAGGCACTCGTGGAGTATTCTGACTATTTTTCTCAAATGATAACAACTTTGGTCGTCCTCTTTTCGCCCGAGAAGATATTGATTTCTGGTGGCTTTAGCGAAGCGACCGATCTGTTTTTGCCACTGGCTCGAGAAAAGATAAAGACTCAATTGTCGACTCGACGCACTGGTATCGACTTGCTGCCCGACATAGGTTTGGCAAAACTGGGGCTGGAGACAGGTCTGCTGGGAGGAGCTTATGTTGCCCTCTTCCCGGATACTAATTGA
- a CDS encoding CoA-acylating methylmalonate-semialdehyde dehydrogenase, whose protein sequence is MSPLQFPTQQIELGNFIGGEWIQTSGKRRNVLSPYNSQILGSFNECTPSEIDQAIQTSSKAFYHWSQTTLKERCGLLLRWRQILLNNLDSMTLIVSSESGKTPSEAKAGILKGIEVLEFASALQNLDTGGQMEVSRGVNCAFRREPLGVVAGVTPFNFPAMVPMWMIPLALAAGNCFIWKPSEKTPLTSKWLADGLREAGLPAGVFSVLQGGSSAVENIIDHPEVKALAFVGSSPVAESIYRRGTQLGKRVLALGGAKNHIFLLPDANPELAAEGIGDSFTGCAGQRCMAASVLISIGDCDDLIKKIADHVSKKKLGTDMGAIISKASLDRLLAAISEAEKMGGKLLLDGRKNTPPKGFEKGFWLGPTIIDHAPRHSQAACEEIFGPVLAIIHTRNLSEAIAIENSSKYGNAASIFTQSGPLADRFARETKAGMIGINVGVPVPREPFSFGGVGVSKYGHGDITGMSGLDFWTNLRKITTKWQSQPDQNWMS, encoded by the coding sequence ATGTCCCCACTCCAATTCCCAACTCAACAAATTGAGCTTGGCAACTTCATCGGAGGCGAATGGATTCAAACTTCCGGGAAAAGGAGAAACGTCCTAAGCCCATACAATTCACAAATTCTTGGGTCTTTCAACGAATGCACGCCTTCTGAAATAGACCAAGCGATACAAACGAGTTCGAAAGCCTTTTATCATTGGAGTCAAACAACACTTAAAGAACGATGTGGTCTGCTTCTCCGATGGCGTCAGATTTTGTTGAATAATTTGGATTCGATGACTCTTATTGTTTCTTCAGAATCCGGAAAAACTCCATCTGAGGCCAAAGCAGGCATTCTAAAGGGCATCGAAGTTTTAGAGTTTGCCTCGGCGCTACAGAACCTGGATACCGGGGGGCAAATGGAAGTCTCGCGCGGAGTGAACTGCGCTTTTCGCAGGGAACCCCTCGGAGTCGTAGCAGGAGTGACGCCCTTCAATTTTCCCGCCATGGTCCCAATGTGGATGATCCCCTTGGCTCTCGCGGCCGGCAATTGCTTTATCTGGAAGCCCTCAGAAAAAACTCCTCTCACCTCAAAGTGGCTCGCAGACGGTTTGCGAGAAGCGGGGCTGCCAGCGGGAGTTTTTTCTGTTCTTCAGGGCGGGTCGTCGGCCGTCGAAAACATCATTGACCATCCCGAAGTTAAAGCTCTTGCGTTTGTTGGGTCTTCCCCAGTCGCAGAATCAATTTATCGAAGAGGAACTCAACTGGGCAAGCGCGTCCTCGCCCTCGGAGGTGCAAAAAATCATATTTTTCTACTGCCGGATGCAAATCCTGAGTTAGCGGCCGAAGGGATTGGCGATTCCTTTACAGGCTGTGCGGGACAGCGCTGCATGGCGGCCAGTGTTCTTATTTCTATCGGCGACTGTGACGATCTCATAAAAAAAATCGCAGACCATGTGAGCAAAAAAAAATTGGGAACAGACATGGGAGCTATTATCAGCAAAGCTTCTCTGGATCGCCTGCTCGCAGCTATTTCAGAAGCAGAAAAAATGGGAGGAAAGCTCTTACTGGATGGCCGAAAAAATACTCCACCCAAGGGTTTTGAAAAAGGATTTTGGCTAGGACCTACTATCATCGATCATGCCCCTCGCCATTCTCAAGCTGCTTGTGAGGAAATTTTCGGGCCAGTTTTGGCAATTATCCACACAAGAAATCTCAGTGAAGCCATCGCCATCGAAAATTCGAGCAAATACGGAAACGCCGCCAGCATCTTCACCCAAAGCGGACCTCTTGCTGACCGCTTCGCTCGCGAAACCAAAGCCGGAATGATTGGGATCAATGTTGGAGTGCCTGTTCCACGTGAGCCCTTCTCCTTTGGAGGGGTGGGAGTGAGCAAATATGGCCACGGCGACATCACCGGAATGAGCGGCCTAGACTTCTGGACCAACCTCCGTAAAATTACAACCAAGTGGCAGAGTCAACCCGACCAAAATTGGATGAGCTGA